CAGCTCACCAACGACCAATATGGCGCGCCGATCACGCGCTCGGATCTCACCGACATCACCAGCGACACGTCCCCCGAGCTGCCATACGACTCCCTCGGCTGGCGCCTGACGCTCGACCAGAGCCCGGGCGAGAAAGTCGGCAGCGAGTCGATCACGTTCCAGAACAGCGTGTTCTTCACCAGCTTCTCGCCGGGCGGCAGCGGCGATGCCTGCGTCGCGGCTGGCGGGCTGAACCGGCTCTACCACATCAGCGTCCTCGACGGCGCGCCGCGCACGAACCAGGACGGCTCCACGGAGCCGCAGCCGGAGGACCGCTACTACACGCTGGCCCAGGGCGGTTTCGCGCCCGAGCCGGTGATCTTCTTCTTCAACGACGACGGCGGTGGCAGCGGCAATGGCGGCGGCCCCGAGACGCCCATCTGCGTGGCTGGCGAATGCCCGCCGGTGCAGCTCACCAACCCGCCGGTGCGCACGCGCTGGAACCAGGACGGCGCCGAGTAACGTCGGAGGATGCCTGACATGAAACTGAAGAGCAGCGGCTTTACCCTGACCGAACTCATGATCACGGTAGGCATCGTCGCGGTGATCGCGGCGGTGGCCGTGCCCTCCTACCGGCAGTACGTGCAGCGGGCAAACCGGGCGGACGCAACCACGGCGCTGCTGCGTCTCGCGGGCGCGCAGGAGCGCTTCTACATACAGAACAATACCTACGCCACCGACGCCCAGCTCGCCACCGCGCCTCCCGGCGGCCTGGGCTTCGGCGGCACGGAGCGAGGGCTCTACGACATCGCGCTCGTAGCCAGCGCCGGCGGCTGGCAGAACGGCTACACCCTCACGGCTACCGTGGCTGCCGGCGAGGCCCAGGCCGACGACGACGATTGC
This genomic interval from Gammaproteobacteria bacterium contains the following:
- a CDS encoding type IV pilin protein, which codes for MKLKSSGFTLTELMITVGIVAVIAAVAVPSYRQYVQRANRADATTALLRLAGAQERFYIQNNTYATDAQLATAPPGGLGFGGTERGLYDIALVASAGGWQNGYTLTATVAAGEAQADDDDCQTFTVNEQGQRAATDDGGSDNTATCWR